CCCACAGCTGCTGCCAAAtttgagtctctctctctctcggtctaccacactgacacacacagagcccaaTGAGAGTGGAGTATTTCTCGACCTGGAAGGGGGTCTGTCTGGGTACCATCCACCAGGgaatatttcactttgaacaagaagcagcagcaaataATCAGACAAGCTTCACTCTTCGCGAATCATCTTGAACATGGGCTACTTTAAACTCATCGCTGGTCTATTACAGCAAAATACATTTAGTCATCAGAAATATGATGACTCAGTTCTCCTAACTGAATCTGAACCTTGACACAGACATCTTTTGTTTTAACCCTGTGGGTGAACACCAGGAAGAGAGTGACTGTCAGCAAGCAGAGGGAGGACTGGACACCAGTTGGTTGTGAGCGTGAACTCAACGACCTCCATATGggcactcacacaaacataaagtgAGGGAAACCAGCTGAACAGGGATGCCCTGTCAAagagttttgttttcctgagatGAAATGGAACAAAATAAGGCATTTTCTGAACAGAGTACATCTCCGCCAAATCTGAACCAGTGAAGGTTGGCCAGAAACAACAATAAAGCGGAGAAGGAGGGACTGAAATTAGTCTAAAGGTTATGAGAATGAGACAGCGAGGTTGGAGTAAACCTCCAATGAAGCCACACCGCAAGGGAAGCCAAAATGGCAGGACCTCTACAAACAGATGACAATCATGTCTAAGGTCATCAGGCAGTGCAGTTCCTCCTCTGTATCCATTCAACACAAGCAAACcatcacagagacacaaactAAAGACTACCATTGTGGCTTTGTAGAGTTTGACCAAACATAATATTGCTCAGTTTTCCTTTTAGTTGGGAAAAGGAAAGTTGAAGGGCCTGGAGGAGGGGGCAAACAATttaacaaaaccaaaaattaACTCCAGCCAGAACTAAGCAGTTCCTGCTGTAACACTAGTCCGTGTGGTTTTTGTGCAAAGCCATTTCAAACAGATAAGGAAAGAAATATTTGTACAAGCTGAAACGCAATCATTTTATCTATTAATGCCAGCATAAATTAATACATTAAATTCCAACATTCCCATAGAAAGTTATCTTGAACAGGACTGATCTCAAGTGTCATATCATAACAAATCCCAATGGAACAACTTTATAATAACCAAAATGCTTATTACATTATTGCTATAATCAGATATTTCAGAGATTTCTCACTACCTGTGATCCGTTCACCAATCTGCAATGTTGATGGTGACACGACTCATAATCACAGGCTGATCGctgtcaaaacaaatgcactgcaGCACTCTGGAGCGCACCGTCCCATCTCAGCACATCAATAACGTGCAGTGCCTAATTTTATAAAAGAACTCCAACCAGTTTTTGTGGTTTCTACAACCGCTACAATGGCTCACatccttttgttgtttgctgaCGTTATATACCGATACCGGTAACAATAAGTGTGCACGAGACCATGCCGTATGCCGCTTTCAATCATGAAGAGTCCTCATCAGTAAAAGTAAGATATTCCTCTGATATGTTGTAAAATTAGCAATAAGGTAGCCGATCAACCTCTTAATATACCACTTACGCTATGAGACGATGTCTCTGCAATAAATCGAGCGATGCGCCTTTTACAAGTAGCTCATAATAATGAGACTCGAAGCGAAAATAATTTTGCGTTGGAATAGCCACCGGATTAGTATCACCGTTGCGTTGAATTGTCCCACAATTGAGTTAGTGTGAGCTAACTTCAGGTTGtggaaagaaagggaaacaTTTTATGAATAGATCTGTTTATTGTTATGGTACAGCAGCATGTCAAGGCCAGGGACTGTGGTACAGCCAGGCTGCCTTGTTGCTGTAATATTGACCGTGGCTAATCTAGTTAGCTGCCGCTAGCTAGCTGGTGTGCATATCTCGCTAGCTACTACGCTGGCTAGCGTAactgagctaacgttagcaacaGCAATCTCAGTGACAGAGGGCGGACAGATAGTAACGTTGCTCTGAACAAAACACCCGGCTACACCGTTATATCGTTATCAATATCCAGACCCCAGTCATACAACCAAGTCGAGCCATTGCTTGCTCATGCTGCTGGGACACTGAGCCTCGCAAATGTGCTAGTATTTCGCTAGCTAACCATTTTTGCGCCGCAGGACCAGGTCAACCAGCGCTGTGAATCGGACACGGCTGCCGAGAACACAGGCGAGCAAGGCGGGCTGCGCTCCGCCTATTAGCGCTGGAAATCCGGCTACTCCGCGGATATATCCCGGGTTATACCTaatttttcacagcagcaccTGAAAATATTGCTACATTTGTATCAAAATGATTTGCttctttgtgcattttcttACCTGATACGGTGAATTGTGATCAATCgtgtcctcctctgcagctctcttccCCCTCCTAGCTCCAAAATGGCGCCAATATGTATAGATTCAGTGCCCATGGGTACAAACCATCGATGAGTGTGTAGCGCCACCTATAGAGCGAGTCCATGTAGGGTTGCTGGATCCTTTAACGATGCTCGTATTGTCTTGTTCTTTTTATGTAAATTATTCGAAATGTAATTGTTTAAAGATGATTGAATATCCAAACACAACTTTGACTTagtggaaaaatgtgaaacacagtGCAGCTCAGAATGTGGATCATAGTACGTGTTGTAATTCTTACCCaactgatattttaaaaagaaaccaTAGCCTGAATGAATATTTGTTGCCTTGTATTGAGTAAATTCAGCAATGCAGTCCGATCGCTGTGGTGCCAAATAAATAGGAAACAAAATATATGAATGTGTAATTATTCGTATAAAAACGTGCAACAGTTAACAGCCTACATGTCAAACAGATACTGAAATAGGGACATAATAACAGTATTTACAGAAAATGCTAAACAAGCACATCGTGCTTCATTTCATTGAGTTGTATTTAATaccttgagttttttttctcactctgaaATCGAAACCCCAGTTTTCCAACAGCACATGAACGCACCAACAGACTGTGTcataaatgagttttttttgtaCGAAAATGATCTCATGAATTAGACAGAGTCACAATAAACATAATATCCTCATTAGGATGACATTCACGTATCTGTATCCATTTATCTGCTTCTCAACAGTGCtgttcatattcattcattttaaaggtATCCCTGCCTTTTAAAGGGTGCTTTAGTCAGCGTGCCTCTTTTCGTGCAGCCTCTTCTCAACTACATTTTAGGCTACCATTCATTTTCCCCTTTGCTTGCCCTGCAAACCTGTTCATTCATATCACACTTTTCCATGCGAGAACATCTGTTCATCTTTTACGTTACGGGCGCACAAACTCTGATTGCACTTGCCATTTCATGGCACTAATTGCTGATTTCCTGAGGAATGCACATGCTTTTAAACCACTACAAAAGTCTTGTCACAGTGGTTTACATAAAATCAAACCAAGAGGAACACATGTCTCTAAGATAAGTGCttgctgtgtctgtctatgATGGATCTCTGACCAGTATGAGCTATAGGGGGAGCTCCAATATAATATTTCAGATGTGCACCGCTAAGCCTAAAGCAAAGCACTATTCTGCAGAAAATTAGACATACATATTCATCTTTAGCACAATCCGAGAGTAATAGTTGGAGGATTATcttgaaaacatattttgttaAAGCTGTTTGAAGGCCTACAGATTAGTAGACACATTGTCCATGTTTTCGGCTGTGCActtctgctgctcagtgggAGCCTGGATAACAGTGAATTTAATAGACTTTCTCtcagatgaagacaaaaaaatagaAGGAACAGATATTAtatttaaacacagacacaaacacagattttaatAGTGAACATCCGAATACAATAATTTGAATTAAATCCAATTACTTAAAACTAcaattatatataattattattgaaTCTTAACATCTAAGATACAAATTAACTGTTTAAGAAGACCCACAAAATATAAAACTGTGTCTCTGAATGTGTAGTATTCTTGAGcttgttgtgtatgtgtgtgcatggttgaTTCATTCCAATATGGGAACACAATATGAGATATAGGCATAAAGCTAAATTCTAAATATTTCTGCATATGGCAGCTCAATCAGAGCCTGCACGCCCCTGTTCTCAATCAACCAATTAGTGCTGCAAGAAGGCAACTGTTTAAATCCCAACATGAAGCACTTGGACTGGTTTCATGGCTCCAGGATGGAGGGGTTCCTGTGCACGTCTCCACCGTACAACGTCTGCGGGAACCCGGTTTGCGCTCCCCCGGCTCAGGACGGCCGctggggaaagagagagggtcGCTTCATCACCCCTCAGGGCCTCAACTACCTGGAGTTCTGCAAGGCCATCATCTCCCAGGTCAATCCCAGCTTACCCCCTCCGCTCAAGAAGACAAACACCAAAGAGTGCGGCGTGCAAGTCAACGCCAAAGTGGATAAGATCATCCAGTGCTCGCTGGGTCCCAAAACGCTGTTCTGCCTGGAGGGCGACCGTCATGCGTCCTCAAAGTCTCCGACGAAAGCGAGCGGGAAGCCGCTGTGCAACACACCGCCGGTGAGCAACCTGCGCTTCCTGCGGCCCGTGTCCATCTACTCTCCGGTGTTCGACCGCAGGATCCACCTGAAGAAACTGTGCGACGACGGCGGGAGCGAAGGAGAAGCTGAGGCCGCCGACCAGGCCGAGTCTGACAAGGATGCTGAGGCGGATCACAGTGGCGAGGACGCACTGGGGGACTTCAACACGAGTTTCCACCGGTCCTCAAAGGGGTCCAACTTTCAGGTGGGTTTCCCCTGGGAAGAAACCAACTCGCACTGGATTATCACACAATTCCCAACTATATCCTCCAACAGTATGGTGTACAGGTTAATACTCGGAATGCTTTGTggtaactaactaactaactaaaatTTGCAGCATAGAagcataaaactgaaataatgaagGTCTTAAAACTGGATTTGATAGGACCCTCAGGGAAGATCAGGCAATAAACACCCAACCAAGGCCCTCGTCATGCTGGTTCTTAGTGTGCTTCAGTGGTGCATGTTTCCAAACTAATTCTCAATTTAATTAGCACAAGGTAAGGCAAGATTCTTATTATAGCACCTTTCAACAACGAGGAAAAGTGCTTTAAATAAGTCATCAAAAAATTAAGAGTCTAGCCACaataaaatgacacataaaTAGGATTTAAGGaggttgaaataaataaaggagaTCAAAATAAGCGAAAGCAGAATAGaattaagaataaaaaataatgctgcAGGACAAGGAGGGGATGGGTTTCAGAAAAGTTCTGATCCATCATCGTTCTGACGTTGAAAGTGTGCCACTTTCATGCCTACTGTTTGCTTCCTGCACTGATATTTTCATTCGGTGTGCCATACAGATAGATCTACTTTCATCCTAACATCATGTGAGTGTGCACACGTGATCCAGTgttcatttttccttcagttcCTGGAGCAGAGGTATGGCTTTTTCCACTGCAAAAAGTGCAACATCCGGTGGGAGAGTGCTTATGTGTGGTGCATCTCTGGAACCAGTAAGGTAACTGTGGTTTACTGCAGTCTGTGGTTTGGAACTTATGTTCAGCAAAATCTGCATTCATAATTAGAAATCATGGTATATTTCTCTTTAATGTTGTCAGGTGTACTACAAGCAGCTCTGCCGGAAGTGTCAGGTGGGGTTTAACCCCTACAGAGTGGAGTCCATCCTCTGCAAGGTACATTTGCTAGTCTTGCTCAAAGAGAAAAAGTAGAAAGACAACTTAGTTTAATCACTAAGGATTGGTATTGAATGCCAAAATGTGAATAGTGTCCTAATATCTTTCGCTGTCATATATGCTTGAAGAACTCGGAATATAATTTTGAATGGCACACTATGACTTGGAGCTAAACATTCCACCTCATGATTGATAGAAGTGCATGATTTAGATTATAGTATCCAGGTGAAGTAAAtaaagtgtctgtgttttccttttcttaaaaCTGTGCATCCCTCAGCAGGCGTCAAACATCCTCATGACTGCTTGTTCTCCTTCCATTCGCATCACTGTTTCAGGGTTGCTCTCAGActtgctgcagctgtgagaagAAGCAAAGGCACATTAACATGAAGAGACCTCATCGCCAGGACCTGTGTTGTCGCTGCAAGGGTATGAGGCTGTCCTGTGATGCCACCTACAGCTTCAAATACATAGTGTGAGCTGCCCCCGACATGTTCGCTCCGCCCGGAATCGCCCGTTCTTCATGTAGATCTGATGGTGCCTGTCGGTAAACATCTTGTGTCTGGACATGGCACAAATGTAAGTTGCCTCCAGTAGCGGAATTGAAGAGCTTGATTCATTCTCCAGCCAGCAAGTAGATAAACTCTGCCTCGGTTGTTTTATTTGAAGCAACTTCTCTAAAAGCATGTCTTTGTCCCTCCATTAATCCTGGTGCTTAACATGAAACACTATTtttgtaagaaaaaataaagtttatgaaataaacattttgcatCTCAAGCGTTGATTGAATTATTGTAGATATTGAATTTGCACTGATCCATTTAAAACCTCGATATTTATATcatatcgtgtgtgtgtgtgtgtgtgtgtgggggggggggggggggtggttgAGTGAAATGCACgagaaatatttttaatgttttttttactttgacacCGACTTGTACAGAGCATCAACTCAAAACAACTTCACAAAGGCTGTAAAAGTATTTACAAGGTGGAAAAAACAACTACCGTCTTAATCTagaaagctttaaaaatgtgcaatttcTTGTttggcatgcacacacacgttctcccacacacaggaaaaaaaaaagcataccCGCATGAGCTCAAAGCTCCCTTTTGTACCTCATACAAACATATCTTTGAGATAAAatgatttttgttaataaatagtTCAAACACTCCATACAGTACACAGAAGATGCATGCATGGCAGTTTGATTTGAGAGAAACATCAATATAAAACCTAAGTCAAATGAGTGTTGATAGCGCACCAGATATAAATAGGAAAAAGATATTTGTACAGTAAATAGCTCGTAGAGGGAAGTCACAAAAAGGGCTGACGACAGGAAGTGTTCGACTTCAGTAGTAACACAGGTTTTGTTTTGAACATCAATGAGCGCTGAATGTCAGCATTTCCCTTACGTGTAAGGTAACTACataccacacacaaacatatgctACAATGGTTGTGTGCCCATAACTAGAAACGGTATACAGACAGGCAAAATATTTGAGTGTATACATGCACCATCCTCATggcatgtgaacacacagggTCAAGTGTTACAGTGTCGGACAGTGAgaaatatacagtgtgtgcGCTCACTAATGATGCTACCACTAGCCACAGAAGAGTGCACGGATAATGGCATGATTAGTCTACCAATGTTTACAACAGTAGTCAGGAGACAAGCCGGTTCACTGGTACAGAATATAAATACAGCGAGGGCAGCATGAGGAATTACGCTTGAATATTCTGCATCCGCTCTTTGTCAATCAGTCTTTCAGTCAGTCTGGGCAGGTCAGACTTTTAGGGAGCAAACAGGGACACTGGTACAGTAGAAAGCATTCAACTGGGTCATGCATTGCACAATTTCCCCCAAAGGAGGtctcaaaacacaacaggagaGAAAAGTTAATCCAGCTCTTGGCTATTCCTTCTCAGTGAAAGTGGCAGCCTTTTCTCTCacagtaataaaacaaacagtaacatAACATCCTTTCtgtaacttttttcttttttaaaaactaatacCAAAACTCCACTTAGTGCAATAGTGAAAAATCTACCAGTGATGTTATGTAGTGTCACAggcagtttcctctctgtctctggtggGAGTACCAGCAAACTACGTCCTCCCTGAGGGAGGCAGCAACAGTCAATCAAGTTCAATCAGGTCTTGAGTTCCTCTGGGAAGCAAGTTAGAAATCCAAGCTAAGAGCCTTCACAGGTCCTCGGGTGCAGAACAGATTAAATGCTGAATGACGACCATCAAGCAGGATTAAACCAGGAGCACATCaatttttacaattttacaaCACGTATGTGGCTGTAAAGCGAAGCTAGCGCTCGGACAGAATCACATCAGGTCATCTTTATCAGCAGGCAGCAATC
Above is a genomic segment from Chelmon rostratus isolate fCheRos1 chromosome 14, fCheRos1.pri, whole genome shotgun sequence containing:
- the zar1l gene encoding ZAR1-like protein; the protein is MEGFLCTSPPYNVCGNPVCAPPAQDGRWGKREGRFITPQGLNYLEFCKAIISQVNPSLPPPLKKTNTKECGVQVNAKVDKIIQCSLGPKTLFCLEGDRHASSKSPTKASGKPLCNTPPVSNLRFLRPVSIYSPVFDRRIHLKKLCDDGGSEGEAEAADQAESDKDAEADHSGEDALGDFNTSFHRSSKGSNFQFLEQRYGFFHCKKCNIRWESAYVWCISGTSKVYYKQLCRKCQVGFNPYRVESILCKGCSQTCCSCEKKQRHINMKRPHRQDLCCRCKGMRLSCDATYSFKYIV